One Mus musculus strain C57BL/6J chromosome X, GRCm38.p6 C57BL/6J DNA window includes the following coding sequences:
- the Arr3 gene encoding arrestin-C isoform X10 — MRASSLPSGKIQLASMSTNFSCSPNIPSFSGFLFVLLTILLYDCSPHRVFKKTSSNGKFSIYLGKRDFVDDVDTVEPIDGVVLVDPEYLEGRKSVFVRLTCAFRYGRDDLDVIGLTFRKDLYVQTKQVAPAEPTSIQGPLTALQERLLHKLGVNAYPFTLQMVANLPCSVTLQPGPEDSGKPCGVDFEVKSFCAENLEEKIPKSDSVQLVVRKVQFSALEPGPGPSAQTIRSFFLSSQPLQLQAWMDREVHYHGEAISVHVSINNYTNKVIRRIKIAGLSKYVVSSYHTRSYQRAVSWSHVGDQLIGHLLSLTFSVVQTTDVVLYSLDKYTKTVFVQEFTETVAANSSFSQTFAVTPLLAANCQKQGLALDGKLKHEDTNLASSTILRPGMNKELLGILVSYKVRVNLVVSYGGDVGVELPVILIHPKPSPGERAVATSSEDIVIEEFMQHNSQTQS; from the exons ATGCGAGCTTCATCTCTTCCCTCAG GAAAGATTCAACTGGCCAGCATGTCCAC GAATTTTTCCTGTTCCCCAAACATTCcttccttttctggcttcctttttGTTCTGCTGACCATCCTTCTTTACGACTGTTCACCCCACAGAGTGTTTAAGAAGACTAGCTCCAATGGGAAG TTTTCCATCTACCTGGGGAAACGAGACTTCGTGGATGATGTGGACACTGTGGAGCCCATTG atGGAGTCGTCCTTGTTGACCCCGAGTACTTAGAAGGTCGAAAGT CAGTGTTTGTCAGGTTGACCTGTGCTTTTCGCTATGGCCGTGATGACTTGGATGTGATTGGTCTGACATTTCGCAAAGATCTCTATGTACAAACCAAGCAAGTGGCTCCAGCTGAACCCACCAGCATCCAGGGCCCCCTCACAGCCTTACAGGAGCGGCTTCTGCACAAGCTCGGGGTCAATGCCTATCCTTTTACACTTCAG ATGGTTGCTAACCTGCCCTGTTCAGTAACACTGCAGCCTGGGCCTGAAGATTCAGGAAAG CCCTGTGGGGTTGACTTTGAAGTGAAGAGTTTCTGTGCAGAAAATCTGGAAGAGAAAATCCCTAAGAG TGATTCTGTGCAGCTGGTTGTACGGAAAGTGCAGTTTTCAGCCCTGGAACCCGGCCCTGGTCCTTCGGCACAGACCATTCGAAGCTTCTTTTTGTCATCTCAGCCCCTACAACTGCAGGCCTGGATGGACAGGGAG GTTCATTACCATGGAGAAGCTATTTCTGTACATGTTTCTATCAACAACTATACCAACAAGGTCATCAGAAGAATCAAGATTGCAG GCCTATCAAAATATGTGGTCTCATCTTACCACACAAGATCATATCAAAGAGCAGTAAGCTGGAGCCATGTGGGAGACCAACTGATTGGTCATTTACTTTCCCTGACTTTTTCAGTTGTCCAGACCACAGATGTTGTCCTGTATTCACTAGACAAGTACACGAAGACTGTGTTTGTTCAGGAGTTCAC agAGACAGTAGCTGCTAACTCCAGCTTCTCCCAGACCTTTGCAGTAACCCCACTCCTGGCTGCCAACTGTCAGAAGCAGGGCCTGGCACTGGATGGCAAACTCAAGCATGAAGACACCAATCTGGCCTCTAGCACAAT TCTTCGACCTGGAATGAACAAGGAGCTTCTGGGGATCCTGGTGTCCTACAAAGTTAGAGTCAACTTGGTGGTGTCCTATGGGGG TGATGTTGGTGTGGAGCTGCCCGTGATCTTGATCCATCCAAAGCCATCTCCTGGGGAGAGAGCAG TGGCTACCAG CTCGGAGGACATAGTCATCGAAGAGTTTATGCAGCACAACAGCCAGACACAGAGCTAG
- the Arr3 gene encoding arrestin-C isoform X4 encodes MRASSLPSGKIQLASMSTNFSCSPNIPSFSGFLFVLLTILLYDCSPHRVFKKTSSNGKFSIYLGKRDFVDDVDTVEPIDGVVLVDPEYLEGRKSVFVRLTCAFRYGRDDLDVIGLTFRKDLYVQTKQVAPAEPTSIQGPLTALQERLLHKLGVNAYPFTLQMVANLPCSVTLQPGPEDSGKPCGVDFEVKSFCAENLEEKIPKSDSVQLVVRKVQFSALEPGPGPSAQTIRSFFLSSQPLQLQAWMDREVHYHGEAISVHVSINNYTNKVIRRIKIAGLSKYVVSSYHTRSYQRAVSWSHVGDQLIGHLLSLTFSVVQTTDVVLYSLDKYTKTVFVQEFTETVAANSSFSQTFAVTPLLAANCQKQGLALDGKLKHEDTNLASSTIILGGLPASDVGVELPVILIHPKPSPGERAGEATRNYYPASCGAKRFSEQSGLRRSDNRQMGCLDFQGTQRRGRPGGEEEE; translated from the exons ATGCGAGCTTCATCTCTTCCCTCAG GAAAGATTCAACTGGCCAGCATGTCCAC GAATTTTTCCTGTTCCCCAAACATTCcttccttttctggcttcctttttGTTCTGCTGACCATCCTTCTTTACGACTGTTCACCCCACAGAGTGTTTAAGAAGACTAGCTCCAATGGGAAG TTTTCCATCTACCTGGGGAAACGAGACTTCGTGGATGATGTGGACACTGTGGAGCCCATTG atGGAGTCGTCCTTGTTGACCCCGAGTACTTAGAAGGTCGAAAGT CAGTGTTTGTCAGGTTGACCTGTGCTTTTCGCTATGGCCGTGATGACTTGGATGTGATTGGTCTGACATTTCGCAAAGATCTCTATGTACAAACCAAGCAAGTGGCTCCAGCTGAACCCACCAGCATCCAGGGCCCCCTCACAGCCTTACAGGAGCGGCTTCTGCACAAGCTCGGGGTCAATGCCTATCCTTTTACACTTCAG ATGGTTGCTAACCTGCCCTGTTCAGTAACACTGCAGCCTGGGCCTGAAGATTCAGGAAAG CCCTGTGGGGTTGACTTTGAAGTGAAGAGTTTCTGTGCAGAAAATCTGGAAGAGAAAATCCCTAAGAG TGATTCTGTGCAGCTGGTTGTACGGAAAGTGCAGTTTTCAGCCCTGGAACCCGGCCCTGGTCCTTCGGCACAGACCATTCGAAGCTTCTTTTTGTCATCTCAGCCCCTACAACTGCAGGCCTGGATGGACAGGGAG GTTCATTACCATGGAGAAGCTATTTCTGTACATGTTTCTATCAACAACTATACCAACAAGGTCATCAGAAGAATCAAGATTGCAG GCCTATCAAAATATGTGGTCTCATCTTACCACACAAGATCATATCAAAGAGCAGTAAGCTGGAGCCATGTGGGAGACCAACTGATTGGTCATTTACTTTCCCTGACTTTTTCAGTTGTCCAGACCACAGATGTTGTCCTGTATTCACTAGACAAGTACACGAAGACTGTGTTTGTTCAGGAGTTCAC agAGACAGTAGCTGCTAACTCCAGCTTCTCCCAGACCTTTGCAGTAACCCCACTCCTGGCTGCCAACTGTCAGAAGCAGGGCCTGGCACTGGATGGCAAACTCAAGCATGAAGACACCAATCTGGCCTCTAGCACAAT CATTCTAGGAGGTCTGCCAGCCAG TGATGTTGGTGTGGAGCTGCCCGTGATCTTGATCCATCCAAAGCCATCTCCTGGGGAGAGAGCAGGTGAGGCTACCAGGAACTATTATCCTGCGAGTTGTGGGGCTAAACGGTTCTCAGAACAGAGTGGCTTAAGACGGAGTGACAATAGGCAGATGGGATGTCTAGATTTTCAGGGGACACAGCGGAGGGGAAGGCCTGGGGGTGAGGAGGAAGAATGA
- the Arr3 gene encoding arrestin-C isoform X8 yields MRASSLPSGKIQLASMSTNFSCSPNIPSFSGFLFVLLTILLYDCSPHRVFKKTSSNGKFSIYLGKRDFVDDVDTVEPIDGVVLVDPEYLEGRKSVFVRLTCAFRYGRDDLDVIGLTFRKDLYVQTKQVAPAEPTSIQGPLTALQERLLHKLGVNAYPFTLQMVANLPCSVTLQPGPEDSGKPCGVDFEVKSFCAENLEEKIPKSDSVQLVVRKVQFSALEPGPGPSAQTIRSFFLSSQPLQLQAWMDREVHYHGEAISVHVSINNYTNKVIRRIKIAGLSKYVVSSYHTRSYQRAVSWSHVGDQLIGHLLSLTFSVVQTTDVVLYSLDKYTKTVFVQEFTETVAANSSFSQTFAVTPLLAANCQKQGLALDGKLKHEDTNLASSTILRPGMNKELLGILVSYKVRVNLVVSYGGILGGLPASDVGVELPVILIHPKPSPGERADFQGTQRRGRPGGEEEE; encoded by the exons ATGCGAGCTTCATCTCTTCCCTCAG GAAAGATTCAACTGGCCAGCATGTCCAC GAATTTTTCCTGTTCCCCAAACATTCcttccttttctggcttcctttttGTTCTGCTGACCATCCTTCTTTACGACTGTTCACCCCACAGAGTGTTTAAGAAGACTAGCTCCAATGGGAAG TTTTCCATCTACCTGGGGAAACGAGACTTCGTGGATGATGTGGACACTGTGGAGCCCATTG atGGAGTCGTCCTTGTTGACCCCGAGTACTTAGAAGGTCGAAAGT CAGTGTTTGTCAGGTTGACCTGTGCTTTTCGCTATGGCCGTGATGACTTGGATGTGATTGGTCTGACATTTCGCAAAGATCTCTATGTACAAACCAAGCAAGTGGCTCCAGCTGAACCCACCAGCATCCAGGGCCCCCTCACAGCCTTACAGGAGCGGCTTCTGCACAAGCTCGGGGTCAATGCCTATCCTTTTACACTTCAG ATGGTTGCTAACCTGCCCTGTTCAGTAACACTGCAGCCTGGGCCTGAAGATTCAGGAAAG CCCTGTGGGGTTGACTTTGAAGTGAAGAGTTTCTGTGCAGAAAATCTGGAAGAGAAAATCCCTAAGAG TGATTCTGTGCAGCTGGTTGTACGGAAAGTGCAGTTTTCAGCCCTGGAACCCGGCCCTGGTCCTTCGGCACAGACCATTCGAAGCTTCTTTTTGTCATCTCAGCCCCTACAACTGCAGGCCTGGATGGACAGGGAG GTTCATTACCATGGAGAAGCTATTTCTGTACATGTTTCTATCAACAACTATACCAACAAGGTCATCAGAAGAATCAAGATTGCAG GCCTATCAAAATATGTGGTCTCATCTTACCACACAAGATCATATCAAAGAGCAGTAAGCTGGAGCCATGTGGGAGACCAACTGATTGGTCATTTACTTTCCCTGACTTTTTCAGTTGTCCAGACCACAGATGTTGTCCTGTATTCACTAGACAAGTACACGAAGACTGTGTTTGTTCAGGAGTTCAC agAGACAGTAGCTGCTAACTCCAGCTTCTCCCAGACCTTTGCAGTAACCCCACTCCTGGCTGCCAACTGTCAGAAGCAGGGCCTGGCACTGGATGGCAAACTCAAGCATGAAGACACCAATCTGGCCTCTAGCACAAT TCTTCGACCTGGAATGAACAAGGAGCTTCTGGGGATCCTGGTGTCCTACAAAGTTAGAGTCAACTTGGTGGTGTCCTATGGGGG CATTCTAGGAGGTCTGCCAGCCAG TGATGTTGGTGTGGAGCTGCCCGTGATCTTGATCCATCCAAAGCCATCTCCTGGGGAGAGAGCAG ATTTTCAGGGGACACAGCGGAGGGGAAGGCCTGGGGGTGAGGAGGAAGAATGA
- the Arr3 gene encoding arrestin-C isoform X13 has translation MRASSLPSGKIQLASMSTNFSCSPNIPSFSGFLFVLLTILLYDCSPHRVFKKTSSNGKFSIYLGKRDFVDDVDTVEPIDGVVLVDPEYLEGRKSVFVRLTCAFRYGRDDLDVIGLTFRKDLYVQTKQVAPAEPTSIQGPLTALQERLLHKLGVNAYPFTLQMVANLPCSVTLQPGPEDSGKPCGVDFEVKSFCAENLEEKIPKSDSVQLVVRKVQFSALEPGPGPSAQTIRSFFLSSQPLQLQAWMDREVHYHGEAISVHVSINNYTNKVIRRIKIAGLSKYVVSSYHTRSYQRAVSWSHVGDQLIGHLLSLTFSVVQTTDVVLYSLDKYTKTVFVQEFTETVAANSSFSQTFAVTPLLAANCQKQGLALDGKLKHEDTNLASSTILRPGMNKELLGILVSYKVRVNLVVSYGGDVGVELPVILIHPKPSPGERADFQGTQRRGRPGGEEEE, from the exons ATGCGAGCTTCATCTCTTCCCTCAG GAAAGATTCAACTGGCCAGCATGTCCAC GAATTTTTCCTGTTCCCCAAACATTCcttccttttctggcttcctttttGTTCTGCTGACCATCCTTCTTTACGACTGTTCACCCCACAGAGTGTTTAAGAAGACTAGCTCCAATGGGAAG TTTTCCATCTACCTGGGGAAACGAGACTTCGTGGATGATGTGGACACTGTGGAGCCCATTG atGGAGTCGTCCTTGTTGACCCCGAGTACTTAGAAGGTCGAAAGT CAGTGTTTGTCAGGTTGACCTGTGCTTTTCGCTATGGCCGTGATGACTTGGATGTGATTGGTCTGACATTTCGCAAAGATCTCTATGTACAAACCAAGCAAGTGGCTCCAGCTGAACCCACCAGCATCCAGGGCCCCCTCACAGCCTTACAGGAGCGGCTTCTGCACAAGCTCGGGGTCAATGCCTATCCTTTTACACTTCAG ATGGTTGCTAACCTGCCCTGTTCAGTAACACTGCAGCCTGGGCCTGAAGATTCAGGAAAG CCCTGTGGGGTTGACTTTGAAGTGAAGAGTTTCTGTGCAGAAAATCTGGAAGAGAAAATCCCTAAGAG TGATTCTGTGCAGCTGGTTGTACGGAAAGTGCAGTTTTCAGCCCTGGAACCCGGCCCTGGTCCTTCGGCACAGACCATTCGAAGCTTCTTTTTGTCATCTCAGCCCCTACAACTGCAGGCCTGGATGGACAGGGAG GTTCATTACCATGGAGAAGCTATTTCTGTACATGTTTCTATCAACAACTATACCAACAAGGTCATCAGAAGAATCAAGATTGCAG GCCTATCAAAATATGTGGTCTCATCTTACCACACAAGATCATATCAAAGAGCAGTAAGCTGGAGCCATGTGGGAGACCAACTGATTGGTCATTTACTTTCCCTGACTTTTTCAGTTGTCCAGACCACAGATGTTGTCCTGTATTCACTAGACAAGTACACGAAGACTGTGTTTGTTCAGGAGTTCAC agAGACAGTAGCTGCTAACTCCAGCTTCTCCCAGACCTTTGCAGTAACCCCACTCCTGGCTGCCAACTGTCAGAAGCAGGGCCTGGCACTGGATGGCAAACTCAAGCATGAAGACACCAATCTGGCCTCTAGCACAAT TCTTCGACCTGGAATGAACAAGGAGCTTCTGGGGATCCTGGTGTCCTACAAAGTTAGAGTCAACTTGGTGGTGTCCTATGGGGG TGATGTTGGTGTGGAGCTGCCCGTGATCTTGATCCATCCAAAGCCATCTCCTGGGGAGAGAGCAG ATTTTCAGGGGACACAGCGGAGGGGAAGGCCTGGGGGTGAGGAGGAAGAATGA
- the Arr3 gene encoding arrestin-C isoform X3: protein MRASSLPSGKIQLASMSTNFSCSPNIPSFSGFLFVLLTILLYDCSPHRVFKKTSSNGKFSIYLGKRDFVDDVDTVEPIDGVVLVDPEYLEGRKSVFVRLTCAFRYGRDDLDVIGLTFRKDLYVQTKQVAPAEPTSIQGPLTALQERLLHKLGVNAYPFTLQMVANLPCSVTLQPGPEDSGKPCGVDFEVKSFCAENLEEKIPKSDSVQLVVRKVQFSALEPGPGPSAQTIRSFFLSSQPLQLQAWMDREVHYHGEAISVHVSINNYTNKVIRRIKIAGLSKYVVSSYHTRSYQRAVSWSHVGDQLIGHLLSLTFSVVQTTDVVLYSLDKYTKTVFVQEFTETVAANSSFSQTFAVTPLLAANCQKQGLALDGKLKHEDTNLASSTILRPGMNKELLGILVSYKVRVNLVVSYGGDVGVELPVILIHPKPSPGERAGEATRNYYPASCGAKRFSEQSGLRRSDNRQMGCLDFQGTQRRGRPGGEEEE, encoded by the exons ATGCGAGCTTCATCTCTTCCCTCAG GAAAGATTCAACTGGCCAGCATGTCCAC GAATTTTTCCTGTTCCCCAAACATTCcttccttttctggcttcctttttGTTCTGCTGACCATCCTTCTTTACGACTGTTCACCCCACAGAGTGTTTAAGAAGACTAGCTCCAATGGGAAG TTTTCCATCTACCTGGGGAAACGAGACTTCGTGGATGATGTGGACACTGTGGAGCCCATTG atGGAGTCGTCCTTGTTGACCCCGAGTACTTAGAAGGTCGAAAGT CAGTGTTTGTCAGGTTGACCTGTGCTTTTCGCTATGGCCGTGATGACTTGGATGTGATTGGTCTGACATTTCGCAAAGATCTCTATGTACAAACCAAGCAAGTGGCTCCAGCTGAACCCACCAGCATCCAGGGCCCCCTCACAGCCTTACAGGAGCGGCTTCTGCACAAGCTCGGGGTCAATGCCTATCCTTTTACACTTCAG ATGGTTGCTAACCTGCCCTGTTCAGTAACACTGCAGCCTGGGCCTGAAGATTCAGGAAAG CCCTGTGGGGTTGACTTTGAAGTGAAGAGTTTCTGTGCAGAAAATCTGGAAGAGAAAATCCCTAAGAG TGATTCTGTGCAGCTGGTTGTACGGAAAGTGCAGTTTTCAGCCCTGGAACCCGGCCCTGGTCCTTCGGCACAGACCATTCGAAGCTTCTTTTTGTCATCTCAGCCCCTACAACTGCAGGCCTGGATGGACAGGGAG GTTCATTACCATGGAGAAGCTATTTCTGTACATGTTTCTATCAACAACTATACCAACAAGGTCATCAGAAGAATCAAGATTGCAG GCCTATCAAAATATGTGGTCTCATCTTACCACACAAGATCATATCAAAGAGCAGTAAGCTGGAGCCATGTGGGAGACCAACTGATTGGTCATTTACTTTCCCTGACTTTTTCAGTTGTCCAGACCACAGATGTTGTCCTGTATTCACTAGACAAGTACACGAAGACTGTGTTTGTTCAGGAGTTCAC agAGACAGTAGCTGCTAACTCCAGCTTCTCCCAGACCTTTGCAGTAACCCCACTCCTGGCTGCCAACTGTCAGAAGCAGGGCCTGGCACTGGATGGCAAACTCAAGCATGAAGACACCAATCTGGCCTCTAGCACAAT TCTTCGACCTGGAATGAACAAGGAGCTTCTGGGGATCCTGGTGTCCTACAAAGTTAGAGTCAACTTGGTGGTGTCCTATGGGGG TGATGTTGGTGTGGAGCTGCCCGTGATCTTGATCCATCCAAAGCCATCTCCTGGGGAGAGAGCAGGTGAGGCTACCAGGAACTATTATCCTGCGAGTTGTGGGGCTAAACGGTTCTCAGAACAGAGTGGCTTAAGACGGAGTGACAATAGGCAGATGGGATGTCTAGATTTTCAGGGGACACAGCGGAGGGGAAGGCCTGGGGGTGAGGAGGAAGAATGA
- the Arr3 gene encoding arrestin-C isoform X9 yields MRASSLPSGKIQLASMSTNFSCSPNIPSFSGFLFVLLTILLYDCSPHRVFKKTSSNGKFSIYLGKRDFVDDVDTVEPIDGVVLVDPEYLEGRKSVFVRLTCAFRYGRDDLDVIGLTFRKDLYVQTKQVAPAEPTSIQGPLTALQERLLHKLGVNAYPFTLQMVANLPCSVTLQPGPEDSGKPCGVDFEVKSFCAENLEEKIPKSDSVQLVVRKVQFSALEPGPGPSAQTIRSFFLSSQPLQLQAWMDREVHYHGEAISVHVSINNYTNKVIRRIKIAGLSKYVVSSYHTRSYQRAVSWSHVGDQLIGHLLSLTFSVVQTTDVVLYSLDKYTKTVFVQEFTETVAANSSFSQTFAVTPLLAANCQKQGLALDGKLKHEDTNLASSTIDVGVELPVILIHPKPSPGERAGEATRNYYPASCGAKRFSEQSGLRRSDNRQMGCLDFQGTQRRGRPGGEEEE; encoded by the exons ATGCGAGCTTCATCTCTTCCCTCAG GAAAGATTCAACTGGCCAGCATGTCCAC GAATTTTTCCTGTTCCCCAAACATTCcttccttttctggcttcctttttGTTCTGCTGACCATCCTTCTTTACGACTGTTCACCCCACAGAGTGTTTAAGAAGACTAGCTCCAATGGGAAG TTTTCCATCTACCTGGGGAAACGAGACTTCGTGGATGATGTGGACACTGTGGAGCCCATTG atGGAGTCGTCCTTGTTGACCCCGAGTACTTAGAAGGTCGAAAGT CAGTGTTTGTCAGGTTGACCTGTGCTTTTCGCTATGGCCGTGATGACTTGGATGTGATTGGTCTGACATTTCGCAAAGATCTCTATGTACAAACCAAGCAAGTGGCTCCAGCTGAACCCACCAGCATCCAGGGCCCCCTCACAGCCTTACAGGAGCGGCTTCTGCACAAGCTCGGGGTCAATGCCTATCCTTTTACACTTCAG ATGGTTGCTAACCTGCCCTGTTCAGTAACACTGCAGCCTGGGCCTGAAGATTCAGGAAAG CCCTGTGGGGTTGACTTTGAAGTGAAGAGTTTCTGTGCAGAAAATCTGGAAGAGAAAATCCCTAAGAG TGATTCTGTGCAGCTGGTTGTACGGAAAGTGCAGTTTTCAGCCCTGGAACCCGGCCCTGGTCCTTCGGCACAGACCATTCGAAGCTTCTTTTTGTCATCTCAGCCCCTACAACTGCAGGCCTGGATGGACAGGGAG GTTCATTACCATGGAGAAGCTATTTCTGTACATGTTTCTATCAACAACTATACCAACAAGGTCATCAGAAGAATCAAGATTGCAG GCCTATCAAAATATGTGGTCTCATCTTACCACACAAGATCATATCAAAGAGCAGTAAGCTGGAGCCATGTGGGAGACCAACTGATTGGTCATTTACTTTCCCTGACTTTTTCAGTTGTCCAGACCACAGATGTTGTCCTGTATTCACTAGACAAGTACACGAAGACTGTGTTTGTTCAGGAGTTCAC agAGACAGTAGCTGCTAACTCCAGCTTCTCCCAGACCTTTGCAGTAACCCCACTCCTGGCTGCCAACTGTCAGAAGCAGGGCCTGGCACTGGATGGCAAACTCAAGCATGAAGACACCAATCTGGCCTCTAGCACAAT TGATGTTGGTGTGGAGCTGCCCGTGATCTTGATCCATCCAAAGCCATCTCCTGGGGAGAGAGCAGGTGAGGCTACCAGGAACTATTATCCTGCGAGTTGTGGGGCTAAACGGTTCTCAGAACAGAGTGGCTTAAGACGGAGTGACAATAGGCAGATGGGATGTCTAGATTTTCAGGGGACACAGCGGAGGGGAAGGCCTGGGGGTGAGGAGGAAGAATGA
- the Arr3 gene encoding arrestin-C isoform X5 — protein MRASSLPSGKIQLASMSTNFSCSPNIPSFSGFLFVLLTILLYDCSPHRVFKKTSSNGKFSIYLGKRDFVDDVDTVEPIDGVVLVDPEYLEGRKSVFVRLTCAFRYGRDDLDVIGLTFRKDLYVQTKQVAPAEPTSIQGPLTALQERLLHKLGVNAYPFTLQMVANLPCSVTLQPGPEDSGKPCGVDFEVKSFCAENLEEKIPKSDSVQLVVRKVQFSALEPGPGPSAQTIRSFFLSSQPLQLQAWMDREVHYHGEAISVHVSINNYTNKVIRRIKIAGLSKYVVSSYHTRSYQRAVSWSHVGDQLIGHLLSLTFSVVQTTDVVLYSLDKYTKTVFVQEFTETVAANSSFSQTFAVTPLLAANCQKQGLALDGKLKHEDTNLASSTILRPGMNKELLGILVSYKVRVNLVVSYGGILGGLPASDVGVELPVILIHPKPSPGERAVATSSEDIVIEEFMQHNSQTQS, from the exons ATGCGAGCTTCATCTCTTCCCTCAG GAAAGATTCAACTGGCCAGCATGTCCAC GAATTTTTCCTGTTCCCCAAACATTCcttccttttctggcttcctttttGTTCTGCTGACCATCCTTCTTTACGACTGTTCACCCCACAGAGTGTTTAAGAAGACTAGCTCCAATGGGAAG TTTTCCATCTACCTGGGGAAACGAGACTTCGTGGATGATGTGGACACTGTGGAGCCCATTG atGGAGTCGTCCTTGTTGACCCCGAGTACTTAGAAGGTCGAAAGT CAGTGTTTGTCAGGTTGACCTGTGCTTTTCGCTATGGCCGTGATGACTTGGATGTGATTGGTCTGACATTTCGCAAAGATCTCTATGTACAAACCAAGCAAGTGGCTCCAGCTGAACCCACCAGCATCCAGGGCCCCCTCACAGCCTTACAGGAGCGGCTTCTGCACAAGCTCGGGGTCAATGCCTATCCTTTTACACTTCAG ATGGTTGCTAACCTGCCCTGTTCAGTAACACTGCAGCCTGGGCCTGAAGATTCAGGAAAG CCCTGTGGGGTTGACTTTGAAGTGAAGAGTTTCTGTGCAGAAAATCTGGAAGAGAAAATCCCTAAGAG TGATTCTGTGCAGCTGGTTGTACGGAAAGTGCAGTTTTCAGCCCTGGAACCCGGCCCTGGTCCTTCGGCACAGACCATTCGAAGCTTCTTTTTGTCATCTCAGCCCCTACAACTGCAGGCCTGGATGGACAGGGAG GTTCATTACCATGGAGAAGCTATTTCTGTACATGTTTCTATCAACAACTATACCAACAAGGTCATCAGAAGAATCAAGATTGCAG GCCTATCAAAATATGTGGTCTCATCTTACCACACAAGATCATATCAAAGAGCAGTAAGCTGGAGCCATGTGGGAGACCAACTGATTGGTCATTTACTTTCCCTGACTTTTTCAGTTGTCCAGACCACAGATGTTGTCCTGTATTCACTAGACAAGTACACGAAGACTGTGTTTGTTCAGGAGTTCAC agAGACAGTAGCTGCTAACTCCAGCTTCTCCCAGACCTTTGCAGTAACCCCACTCCTGGCTGCCAACTGTCAGAAGCAGGGCCTGGCACTGGATGGCAAACTCAAGCATGAAGACACCAATCTGGCCTCTAGCACAAT TCTTCGACCTGGAATGAACAAGGAGCTTCTGGGGATCCTGGTGTCCTACAAAGTTAGAGTCAACTTGGTGGTGTCCTATGGGGG CATTCTAGGAGGTCTGCCAGCCAG TGATGTTGGTGTGGAGCTGCCCGTGATCTTGATCCATCCAAAGCCATCTCCTGGGGAGAGAGCAG TGGCTACCAG CTCGGAGGACATAGTCATCGAAGAGTTTATGCAGCACAACAGCCAGACACAGAGCTAG